The following are encoded in a window of Mustela nigripes isolate SB6536 chromosome 1, MUSNIG.SB6536, whole genome shotgun sequence genomic DNA:
- the LOC132012395 gene encoding olfactory receptor 8B8-like has product MASGNASFVTKFILVGLTDLPDLQLPLFCLFLVTYMVTVLGNLGLLTLIKLNAHLHTPMYFFLFNLSFIDLCYSSVFTPKMLINFTSKKNIISYRGCMTQLYFFCFFAVSEAYVLTSMAYDRYVAICNPLLYNVAMSPKVCSILILGSYLVSFLDAMAHTGCMLRLTFCDANTINHYLCDIFPLLQLSCTSTYVNELVVFILEGINVIVPTITIFVSYGFILSSILRISSTEGRSKAFSTCSSHIIAVSLFFGSGAFMYLQPSSAGSMDEGKISSVFYTNVVPLMNPFIYSLRNKDIKCAVRKTFSKRQF; this is encoded by the coding sequence ATGGCTTCTGGAAATGCTTCTTTTGTGACCAAATTCATTCTTGTGGGGCTAACAGACCTACCAGATCTCCAGCTCCCTCTGTTCTGCCTGTTTCTAGTCACTTACATGGTCACTGTGTTGGGAAATTTGGGTTTGTTGACCCTAATCAAGCTGAATGCACAtctccacacccccatgtactttttcctcttcaatttGTCCTTCATAGATCTCTGTTATTCTTCTGTGTTTACACCCAAAATGCTGATTAACTTCACATCAAAGAAGAATATTATCTCCTACAGGGGATGCATGACCCAgctttactttttctgtttttttgctgTTTCTGAAGCTTATGTGCTGACATCAATGGCCTAtgatcgctatgtggccatctgtaacccacTCTTATATAATGTTGCCATGTCTCCCAAAGTGTGTTCCATCCTTATACTTGGTTCATACTTGGTGTCATTTTTGGATGCCATGGCTCACACTGGATGCATGCTGAGACTGACCTTCTGTGATGCAAACACCATCAACCATTATTTGTGTGATatcttccctctgctccagctcTCCTGCACCAGTACCTACGTGAATGAGCTGGTGGTTTTCATTTTAGAGGGTATCAATGTGATTGTGCCCACTATTACCATctttgtctcttatggtttcatCCTGTCCAGCATCCTGCGCATCAGCTCCACTGAGGGCAGGTCCAAAGCCTTCAGCACGTGCAGTTCCCACATAAttgctgtttctctcttctttggatCAGGTGCGTTTATGTATCTTCAACCATCTTCTGCTGGGTCTATGGATGAGGGAAAAATCTCCTCTGTCTTTTATACCAATGTGGTTCCCTTGATGAACCCTTTCATTTACAGCTTGAGAAACAAAGACATTAAATGTGCTGTGAGAAAAACTTTCAGCAAGAGACAGTTTTGA